In Microbacterium esteraromaticum, the following proteins share a genomic window:
- a CDS encoding histone-like nucleoid-structuring protein Lsr2 has product MAKRHIIELVDDLDGTPLGDAGESLTFALDAQSYEIDLSPENATKLRDALAPFIEAGRKMGRNGAASAARAGGRGRASRSDLNEIRAWAQANGHEVSTRGRIAAPVVAAYDAAKTK; this is encoded by the coding sequence ATGGCGAAGCGCCACATCATCGAGCTCGTAGACGACCTGGACGGTACTCCGCTGGGGGACGCCGGGGAGTCGCTGACATTTGCGCTGGACGCGCAGTCCTACGAGATCGATCTGTCTCCGGAGAACGCGACGAAGCTCCGTGATGCGCTGGCGCCGTTCATTGAGGCTGGCCGCAAGATGGGACGCAACGGTGCGGCATCCGCTGCACGCGCGGGAGGCCGCGGGCGAGCTTCTCGCTCAGACCTCAACGAGATTCGGGCATGGGCGCAGGCGAACGGGCACGAGGTGAGCACGCGCGGCCGGATTGCGGCTCCAGTCGTCGCCGCCTACGACGCCGCGAAGACCAAGTAG